The window CCCTGGATGTCAGTGGGACCCTCTTTTGCGTAGGCAGTAGCCATAAACCGTCACCACCCTCCCCAGGGGGAACCCAACCACAGATAGCAGCGATGCTCACGACCCTTGTCGGCTGTCGCACCTGGCCAAGGCTATAGGAACGACACGGACCACACGAACTGACGTACCTTTGTGGCGTAAAGCGAAGTCGCGAGCTGCCGCCACGGCGACCGCATGGCTCGGAAGTCTTTGCTCTCCGAGCTGAGTGGGAACCGCTAATAAGGCCGATGGCCGCGCCTTACCCCCTTGAGAAAGTCAACCACGGATAGGACCGATAGCCACACGCCATTGGCGGTTTGACGGACGCTGCGGCAGAACGTTGGTCAACTTCACACCGCCGGGACAGAGCAGCGGTCGACAGCGGCGGAAACAAAAAGGGGAGGCCGCAGGGCCAGCGACCTCCCCAAAGAACATGTTCGCGCCAGCTACTTTTTTTCGTCTTTCTTGAGCTGGCTCTTTTGGCACTGGCCTTTGCAAGCGCCAGGCTCGTGTCCTTTGCACTCACCCGCAGCGTGCTTCTCAGCACAAGAGGCCTTATCTTTGCACTCCTCCTTGCACTGCTGCTCGCAGTTTTGCTTGCATTGCTCGTCGCACGCTTGGCCTTCGTGCTTGCACTCCCCCTTTGCGTTCTTATCTTTGCACTTCTCGACCACCTGTTCCTTGCACGGCGTGCTCTTCACCTGCTTGCCATCGTCGATGGCAGTAAATCCCAACAAGAAGCACGCCACTGCGACCAGCAGGCCGACGACGAAAAGTTTCTTACGCATCCTTCACCTCCTCTGGTTTGGACATTCGCTCCGGACAACAGGACAATCTGCACCCCCTTGGCCGCCTGCCCCCTCGAGGCGTTGACAAGGCAGATCCACGTTCAATCTTGCTCTGATCATAGCCAAGTAGGCAGTGGCCTGCTCGGGCGTGAGAATCCGGCGTTCGCGCATGATGGCTGCCACGGCGCGCCGCTGCATGATGGACTGCAGGGAGTCGATCCTGTCCATGCACACCGCAATTGCCTGCGTGTCAGGCTCTTCGGCGACCAGCAAATCCACCAACCGCAGGCGCTCCCTGTGCAGCGCCAGACACACCCCCCCCGTCTCTGCGGCAAAGCAATGACGCGTACTGTCGATGGCCTGTGCCTGGTGCGGGGAGAGCGCCAGGCCCTCGCACAGGGGCCTTGCAGGCGAGACCTCCCGCCGCGAGGCGAGCAGTAACCGCGCCGTCAGAGTCGCCACTAGGACGATGTTCACGGTCGCTGAAAAGAGTAGCGCCAGCAGGAGAG is drawn from Calditrichota bacterium and contains these coding sequences:
- a CDS encoding periplasmic heavy metal sensor, giving the protein MKQRALLLALLFSATVNIVLVATLTARLLLASRREVSPARPLCEGLALSPHQAQAIDSTRHCFAAETGGVCLALHRERLRLVDLLVAEEPDTQAIAVCMDRIDSLQSIMQRRAVAAIMRERRILTPEQATAYLAMIRARLNVDLPCQRLEGAGGQGGADCPVVRSECPNQRR